The following proteins are encoded in a genomic region of Dehalococcoidia bacterium:
- a CDS encoding ASKHA domain-containing protein translates to MEKTQNKKLVKEKRPAITPAPSRKQKIAYIWLNVLPDDLWLKVRQGETVWNALQEADIELAGECGGLGKCGKCKIRVISAIGPPSNEEEELLDDEELAQGIRLACRTQVNKDLVIHTGEAVSNAESYQILKSGHRPFLHPLPLITKRLVTLPPELQNEGLSDLDMIKMAMGPEYDDMGASLHCLRTLPRMLAETDFHGAAVLHGNHLIAWQSWEEVDCHFGLVFDLGTSTLVGKLINLADGVEASVVSLLNSQMKYGTNVISRLHYIIDHTYGLKRFHNLLINDLNMITARLLRTAGLERDDIFIAVAAGNTTMQHLLLNLNPSRIAEAPFSPVLTDGLVLKAAEVGLQLHPEALFYVMPTRSGYIGGDLISVILASGAWEQEDEVILGLDLGTNGEIFLGNRNRLMTCSAAAGPALEGARISHGMIAKAGAIEAVRLDEGNLNYQVIGNITPKGICGSGLVGLVALLLDLGIIDHEGLIRRHEEGEAEGLSSRVIHHSGVNHFLIASADEGYEQKPIYLTQKDVRELQLAKAAIAAGIKTLMDEMSIETKDIQRVYLAGALGNYVDPYSAVRIGLIPGFDPDLITSLGNAASTGASMVLLSKNYWQMANQLSNSIEHIELSTRLDFNHYFIQHMDFPEEAT, encoded by the coding sequence ATGGAAAAGACTCAGAATAAAAAACTGGTTAAGGAAAAGCGACCTGCTATTACACCCGCTCCATCCAGGAAACAAAAAATAGCGTATATCTGGTTAAACGTCTTACCTGATGACCTCTGGCTTAAGGTTCGTCAGGGTGAGACCGTCTGGAATGCATTGCAGGAGGCGGATATAGAGCTAGCTGGAGAGTGCGGCGGACTGGGAAAATGCGGCAAATGTAAAATTAGAGTCATCTCAGCGATAGGTCCGCCATCCAATGAGGAAGAAGAGCTCCTTGATGATGAAGAGCTTGCACAAGGAATCCGCCTCGCCTGCCGCACCCAGGTGAACAAGGACTTAGTAATCCACACAGGGGAAGCTGTCTCTAACGCAGAATCTTATCAGATTCTCAAGTCAGGCCACCGGCCCTTTTTACATCCATTGCCACTTATCACCAAACGTCTGGTTACCTTGCCTCCCGAACTCCAGAATGAGGGGCTTTCAGATTTGGATATGATCAAAATGGCAATGGGTCCCGAATATGACGACATGGGAGCCTCGCTCCATTGTCTACGCACATTACCGCGGATGTTAGCAGAAACCGATTTCCACGGAGCAGCAGTGCTTCATGGAAACCACTTGATTGCTTGGCAGAGCTGGGAGGAAGTGGACTGTCACTTTGGGTTGGTCTTCGACCTGGGCACCAGTACACTGGTAGGCAAGCTAATCAACTTAGCAGACGGGGTTGAAGCTTCCGTTGTTTCATTGCTCAATAGTCAGATGAAGTATGGCACAAACGTAATAAGTCGTCTTCATTACATAATAGATCACACATACGGACTGAAAAGGTTTCATAATCTTCTCATCAACGATCTGAATATGATTACAGCACGCCTTTTAAGAACTGCTGGGCTCGAAAGAGACGACATCTTTATTGCCGTCGCAGCGGGTAACACTACTATGCAGCATTTACTGCTGAACCTGAACCCTTCACGGATTGCCGAGGCACCTTTCTCCCCGGTTTTAACCGACGGTCTGGTTTTGAAAGCAGCGGAGGTTGGCCTACAATTACATCCCGAGGCCCTATTCTACGTTATGCCCACGAGATCCGGTTACATTGGCGGTGATTTGATCAGTGTCATTCTTGCCTCGGGCGCTTGGGAGCAGGAAGATGAAGTCATACTCGGGCTGGACCTTGGCACCAATGGAGAAATCTTCCTGGGAAATCGCAATAGACTGATGACGTGCTCAGCTGCTGCTGGTCCCGCCTTAGAGGGTGCCAGAATTTCCCACGGAATGATCGCCAAGGCCGGGGCGATTGAAGCTGTTAGGCTGGATGAAGGTAATCTTAATTATCAGGTCATTGGCAATATCACTCCCAAAGGCATCTGTGGGAGTGGATTAGTTGGATTGGTCGCCCTGCTCCTAGATTTAGGCATCATAGATCATGAGGGCCTCATTCGCCGGCACGAGGAAGGAGAAGCCGAGGGCTTGAGTTCAAGAGTAATCCATCACTCCGGGGTCAATCATTTTCTAATCGCCTCGGCAGATGAAGGCTACGAACAAAAGCCTATCTACCTCACTCAAAAAGACGTCCGCGAGCTTCAGCTCGCCAAGGCGGCTATTGCTGCCGGCATAAAAACCTTAATGGATGAAATGAGTATCGAAACTAAGGACATCCAGCGTGTGTACCTGGCAGGTGCCCTTGGAAATTATGTCGACCCTTACAGCGCGGTGCGCATTGGCCTAATTCCCGGGTTCGATCCCGACTTAATCACATCTCTCGGCAACGCTGCTAGCACGGGGGCTTCCATGGTACTCTTATCCAAGAATTACTGGCAAATGGCTAACCAGCTTTCGAACTCCATTGAGCATATCGAGCTGTCCACCCGTCTCGACTTCAACCACTATTTTATCCAACATATGGATTTTCCTGAAGAGGCAACTTGA
- a CDS encoding CBS domain-containing protein yields the protein MKIRREELADVMKIVRVKEVMTRDFPTISSIMALKEVTNLARNTGHHGFPILDDEGRLFGVVTLADLERSIQSGNTDRPVGEVATQAPIVAYPDQTLYEVLQASEKDYGRIPVVDPQDPGRLLGVLRRHDIVRAYRSRVAQKQTDER from the coding sequence TTGAAGATTCGCCGCGAAGAGCTAGCTGATGTGATGAAGATAGTCAGGGTAAAAGAGGTAATGACCCGCGATTTCCCCACAATTTCTTCCATCATGGCACTGAAGGAAGTAACTAACCTGGCTCGCAACACAGGTCATCATGGTTTCCCCATTCTTGACGATGAGGGGCGTCTGTTTGGCGTGGTTACACTGGCAGACCTAGAACGTTCAATACAGAGTGGGAATACTGACCGTCCGGTAGGCGAAGTTGCCACTCAAGCACCAATAGTAGCTTACCCGGACCAAACCCTTTATGAGGTATTACAGGCTAGCGAGAAAGATTACGGGCGTATACCCGTCGTTGATCCCCAGGACCCGGGTCGCTTGCTTGGAGTTTTACGCCGTCATGATATTGTAAGGGCCTACCGTAGCAGGGTAGCACAAAAGCAGACGGATGAGAGATAG
- a CDS encoding 2-oxoacid:acceptor oxidoreductase subunit alpha, which translates to MRDSLTIGIVGAGGDGVVVLGSLLQRLAAWQGYFSQMPRYYGAQIRGGGSAVKLGLDGRCLSLPEDSLDILVCFNWEKYLEFEHELELKGESLVLFENNPSTEFNLPETSYQVDFSKRSHEVTGSTIDKNIVALGVLLRILALDEDQVKIAIDEDEELKLLKQNIPALEAGGQLFTDFSFPELRLSPARDNSTKLIMHGNAAMARAAIRAGCRVFFGYPITPAAEIMNEMQLELSLGKGVFLQAEDEIASSGMALGASLTGAKAMTATSGPGFDLMTEMLGLATAAEIPLVIIDVQRCGPSTGIPSRSEQSDLNHAIYGGHGDAPRVVIAPYDMEGCYRLAIESINIAQQFQTPVILLSDQYLGQTFISTSDEFLRKYYPAESAKRATNTLDEYYRYRLTEDSISPMADVGSEGLAYQTTGLAHNEKGEPSFDFETNQIMHLKRWSKLIPLCHRDELVKVLGKEESSRGVITWGSSAQVVLETVKDLGLQDTIKICIPELIHPLPERVKGFIKSTEKMLVIEMNYSGQLHRYLRSQLDLPKSTEIYARAGGQTFRRKELAGPITELTR; encoded by the coding sequence ATGAGAGATAGTTTAACCATCGGAATCGTGGGCGCTGGCGGCGATGGAGTAGTGGTGCTGGGCAGCCTGCTGCAAAGGCTTGCTGCCTGGCAAGGGTACTTCAGCCAGATGCCCCGCTATTATGGAGCCCAGATCAGGGGTGGAGGCTCAGCGGTAAAACTAGGTCTCGATGGTAGATGTCTCTCCCTACCCGAAGACAGTCTGGATATCTTGGTATGTTTTAACTGGGAAAAATATCTGGAGTTTGAGCACGAGCTGGAACTAAAAGGAGAAAGCCTGGTACTTTTCGAAAATAATCCCTCAACCGAATTCAATTTACCTGAGACTTCCTATCAGGTCGATTTTTCCAAGAGAAGTCACGAGGTAACCGGCTCCACCATAGATAAAAATATCGTGGCGCTCGGCGTATTACTTAGAATACTGGCCCTTGACGAAGACCAGGTGAAGATAGCGATTGATGAGGATGAAGAGCTGAAACTATTGAAGCAGAATATACCGGCTCTCGAAGCGGGAGGGCAACTATTTACCGATTTCTCTTTTCCCGAGCTACGATTATCACCAGCACGGGATAATTCCACCAAGCTGATTATGCATGGTAATGCCGCCATGGCGCGAGCAGCGATCCGTGCCGGTTGCCGGGTATTCTTTGGCTATCCCATCACACCGGCAGCAGAAATTATGAATGAAATGCAGCTGGAGCTCTCCCTTGGAAAGGGTGTTTTTCTTCAGGCGGAGGATGAAATCGCTTCATCCGGGATGGCTCTCGGGGCTTCACTAACCGGTGCAAAAGCAATGACCGCCACCAGCGGTCCAGGATTTGACCTCATGACCGAGATGCTGGGCTTAGCCACAGCCGCTGAGATACCGTTGGTGATTATCGATGTTCAGCGTTGTGGACCGTCCACGGGAATACCCTCCAGGTCCGAGCAATCAGACCTCAACCATGCCATCTACGGTGGTCATGGTGACGCCCCAAGGGTAGTTATTGCTCCCTACGACATGGAGGGATGTTACCGCTTAGCTATAGAGAGCATCAACATCGCCCAGCAATTTCAGACACCGGTTATTCTCCTCTCCGACCAGTATCTAGGACAAACCTTTATTTCCACAAGCGATGAGTTTTTAAGAAAATACTACCCCGCCGAGAGCGCAAAACGTGCCACAAACACCCTTGATGAATATTATCGCTATAGATTAACCGAGGACTCTATTTCACCCATGGCAGATGTTGGTAGTGAAGGACTGGCATATCAAACCACTGGCCTGGCTCACAACGAGAAGGGCGAACCATCTTTCGATTTCGAGACCAATCAAATAATGCACCTAAAAAGGTGGAGCAAGCTCATACCACTCTGCCACCGGGATGAGCTGGTAAAGGTTTTAGGAAAAGAAGAATCAAGCAGGGGAGTAATAACCTGGGGCTCCTCCGCCCAGGTGGTTCTGGAAACAGTTAAAGACCTGGGACTACAGGACACGATTAAGATATGCATTCCCGAGCTAATTCACCCCCTACCGGAGAGAGTCAAGGGGTTCATAAAATCGACAGAGAAAATGCTGGTGATAGAGATGAATTACTCTGGGCAACTTCATCGTTACCTCCGCTCTCAACTAGATTTACCCAAGTCAACCGAAATTTACGCCAGAGCCGGCGGTCAAACCTTCCGGCGGAAAGAGCTGGCTGGTCCCATAACGGAGTTAACCAGGTGA
- a CDS encoding thiamine pyrophosphate-dependent enzyme: MRKTADYRTKLKPVWCRGCGNFGILSALTRIVLPDLGIPKHKTLIVSGIGCSSRIPAYVDSYGINALHGRAVPIAQGAKLASPELTVLAIGGDGDLFSIGAGHLPHVVRRNIDITCIMVNNFVYALTKGQISPTTPHLERGESPFLSWQLYPPVDPMLDMLSYNVSTLSSFIAQGIATNVPHLAGLIGEGIKHKGFSFILVLTPCATFDPPFLFSLLKERASYLREGEPVELPDSSKEKPWLHDPDNINLALRLAESPLLEKPYLGVFFRGR; this comes from the coding sequence GTGAGGAAAACCGCTGACTACAGGACAAAATTGAAGCCCGTCTGGTGCCGGGGCTGCGGTAATTTCGGCATACTTAGCGCCCTCACCAGAATAGTGCTGCCTGACCTTGGGATACCCAAACATAAAACTCTCATTGTTTCCGGTATCGGTTGTTCATCAAGGATCCCCGCTTATGTTGACAGTTACGGCATCAATGCTCTCCACGGGCGGGCGGTGCCAATTGCACAGGGAGCAAAACTGGCCAGTCCTGAACTAACAGTGCTAGCTATAGGCGGGGATGGTGATTTATTCAGTATTGGAGCAGGACATCTTCCCCATGTGGTAAGGAGGAACATCGATATAACCTGTATCATGGTCAATAACTTTGTGTACGCCCTGACCAAAGGCCAGATCAGCCCTACCACTCCTCATCTGGAAAGGGGTGAAAGTCCGTTTCTATCCTGGCAACTCTATCCGCCAGTAGACCCAATGCTAGATATGCTAAGCTACAATGTTTCCACGCTGTCAAGCTTTATTGCCCAGGGAATTGCTACCAATGTCCCCCATCTCGCCGGGCTAATAGGTGAAGGGATTAAACACAAAGGGTTTTCCTTCATCCTCGTGCTGACTCCCTGTGCTACCTTCGATCCTCCGTTTCTATTCAGCCTACTGAAAGAGAGAGCAAGCTACCTGAGAGAGGGAGAACCGGTGGAGTTGCCAGATTCGTCAAAAGAGAAGCCATGGCTCCACGATCCCGACAACATCAATCTAGCCCTGAGGCTCGCTGAGAGCCCCTTATTGGAAAAGCCATATTTGGGAGTTTTTTTCCGCGGTAGATAA